One part of the Longimicrobium sp. genome encodes these proteins:
- a CDS encoding polysaccharide biosynthesis tyrosine autokinase: MPLSNDSGGRAGPVRPALRVARTPVAAADAAPEVAGPGTTLLAVDLHALLGVFRRHVRLIAAVALACTGLAFWYARSRPPQYESDARIRVADLRRSLTGGIEEQAMERLAGGTPVDPVLSQIEVLRSRTVIGRVVDHGSLRLRTGEVPSNLVGDPLVPPSAPTDTLAMEFRDDGYTAAGRAGTARAAYGQPVNVGGVRFTVTARPQVSEASFPIVSREVAIGRVIEGLNARLQERTDVVRLGYVAGDPVRAQRVLSAVVENFQAVNTERAQQQSKRRRIFIEEQMRTADSVLAMAQLELTRFQQSEQAFSSTQRFSTEQQSMMELEQRREELDAERRTYQQLLDRVMRSRTTDDAAALRALAATPGVAANPVVAQLYTQLSRHEMIRDSLLSGPQARAASDPDIQRLNTQIATAETRIAEAVRSQIASVTARLAAMDGVRARAEGRMRAMPDRQAQEVRLTQQMTTVQGMADQLRQEYQKARISEAVEAGQVEVLDLPSTARRMSSHGALIILLGLLGGVGLGAGAALLREQLNTTLRSREEIEEMLRVPSLGVVPALAGARRKGLRRAAAPAKDDAAVELAVLDSRSAGAEAYRTLRTNLLFSQVSGQLKALVVTSPVPGDGKSTTASNLAAALAQQGMRVALVDCDLRRARQHAIFKVPAEPGLTQVVLGHSTLAEAIRPTTIKNLFLLTAGTLPPNPAELLGSDRMQEVLAELQGAFDLVLFDTPPVLAASDGVVLAARADGVVLVVRAASTARGAAQHALRQLAAVGARVLGVVLNDPEGRMPAYGGYGDYNYYYAAYAAVGEPTPNGKRREHASV, translated from the coding sequence ATGCCGCTCTCCAACGATTCCGGCGGCAGGGCCGGGCCCGTCCGTCCCGCCCTGCGCGTGGCGCGTACACCCGTGGCGGCCGCCGATGCGGCCCCCGAGGTGGCGGGGCCCGGGACCACCCTGTTGGCCGTCGACCTTCACGCGCTCCTGGGCGTGTTCCGCCGCCACGTGCGCCTGATCGCCGCGGTGGCGCTGGCCTGCACGGGGCTGGCGTTCTGGTACGCCCGTTCGCGCCCGCCCCAGTACGAGTCCGACGCCCGCATCCGGGTGGCCGACCTTCGCCGGTCGCTGACCGGCGGCATCGAGGAGCAGGCCATGGAGCGGCTGGCCGGCGGCACGCCCGTCGACCCGGTGCTTTCGCAGATCGAGGTGCTGCGCAGCCGCACCGTGATCGGCCGCGTGGTCGATCACGGGTCGCTGCGCCTGCGCACCGGCGAAGTGCCGTCGAACCTCGTCGGCGACCCGCTGGTGCCGCCCAGCGCCCCCACCGACACGCTCGCGATGGAGTTCCGCGACGACGGCTACACGGCCGCGGGCCGGGCCGGCACCGCGCGGGCGGCGTACGGCCAGCCGGTCAACGTCGGCGGCGTCCGCTTCACCGTCACGGCGCGCCCCCAGGTTTCCGAGGCCTCATTCCCCATCGTCTCGCGCGAAGTCGCCATCGGAAGGGTGATCGAGGGCCTGAACGCGCGTCTGCAGGAGCGCACCGACGTGGTACGGCTGGGGTACGTGGCAGGCGACCCGGTGCGGGCGCAGCGCGTGCTGTCGGCCGTGGTCGAGAACTTCCAGGCCGTCAACACCGAGCGGGCGCAGCAGCAGTCCAAGCGGCGCCGCATCTTCATCGAAGAGCAGATGCGCACGGCCGACTCGGTGCTGGCCATGGCCCAGCTGGAGCTCACCCGCTTCCAGCAGTCGGAGCAGGCGTTCAGCTCCACGCAGCGGTTCAGCACCGAGCAGCAGTCGATGATGGAGCTGGAGCAGCGCCGCGAGGAGCTCGACGCCGAGCGCCGCACCTACCAGCAGCTGCTGGACCGGGTGATGCGCTCCCGCACCACCGACGACGCCGCGGCGCTGCGCGCCCTGGCGGCCACGCCCGGCGTGGCGGCCAACCCCGTCGTGGCCCAGCTGTATACCCAGCTTTCGCGCCACGAGATGATACGCGATTCGCTGCTCAGCGGGCCGCAGGCGCGCGCCGCCTCCGACCCCGACATCCAGCGGCTGAACACCCAGATCGCCACCGCCGAAACGCGCATCGCCGAGGCGGTGCGCAGCCAGATCGCGTCGGTCACGGCGCGGCTGGCGGCCATGGACGGGGTGCGCGCCCGCGCCGAGGGGCGCATGCGGGCCATGCCCGACCGCCAGGCGCAGGAGGTGCGGCTGACGCAGCAGATGACGACGGTGCAGGGGATGGCCGACCAGCTGCGGCAGGAGTACCAGAAGGCGCGCATCTCCGAAGCGGTCGAGGCCGGCCAGGTGGAAGTGCTGGACCTGCCCTCGACGGCCAGGCGCATGAGCAGCCACGGCGCGCTGATCATCCTGCTGGGCCTGCTGGGCGGGGTGGGGCTGGGGGCGGGCGCGGCGCTGCTGCGCGAGCAGCTGAACACCACGCTGCGCAGCCGCGAGGAAATCGAGGAGATGCTCCGCGTGCCCAGCCTGGGCGTGGTGCCGGCCCTGGCCGGCGCCAGGCGGAAGGGGCTGCGGCGCGCCGCGGCCCCCGCCAAGGACGACGCTGCCGTCGAGCTGGCGGTGCTGGACTCGCGCTCGGCGGGCGCCGAGGCGTACCGCACCCTGCGCACCAACCTGCTCTTTTCGCAGGTCAGCGGCCAGCTCAAGGCACTGGTGGTCACCAGCCCGGTGCCGGGCGACGGCAAGTCCACCACGGCGTCGAACCTGGCCGCGGCGCTGGCGCAGCAGGGAATGCGCGTGGCGCTGGTGGACTGCGACCTTCGCCGCGCCCGGCAGCACGCCATCTTCAAGGTCCCGGCCGAGCCCGGGCTCACGCAGGTGGTGCTGGGGCACTCCACCCTGGCCGAGGCCATCCGGCCCACCACGATCAAGAACCTGTTCCTGCTCACTGCGGGAACGCTGCCGCCCAACCCGGCCGAGCTGCTGGGCAGCGACCGCATGCAGGAGGTGCTGGCCGAACTGCAGGGCGCCTTCGACCTGGTGCTGTTCGACACCCCGCCCGTGCTGGCGGCCTCGGATGGCGTGGTGCTGGCGGCCCGCGCCGACGGCGTGGTGCTGGTGGTCCGCGCGGCGAGCACCGCCCGCGGGGCGGCGCAGCACGCGCTGCGGCAGCTGGCCGCCGTGGGCGCCCGCGTGCTCGGCGTGGTGCTGAACGATCCCGAGGGCCGCATGCCCGCCTACGGCGGCTACGGCGACTACAACTACTACTACGCGGCTTACGCCGCGGTGGGCGAGCCCACCCCCAACGGCAAGCGGCGCGAGCACGCCTCCGTCTGA
- a CDS encoding polysaccharide biosynthesis/export family protein, with translation MKRLLPWSAPLRGLIVLLVFAAAPRLHAQAAPEAPVLRPGDLVRITVWKNDALSGEFVVGGDSVVAHPIYREVRAAGVPLAEVEAGVQRVLQRFEANPQFLVVPLFRVAVAGEVRQPDLLLVRPEVTLMQAVAQAGGVTERGRLDRVHLVRGGQDRVLNLTVPGVGDIPVRSGDQIRVDRRVSVFREYVAPAASVVAALAAVARLFISPSSSK, from the coding sequence TTGAAACGGCTTCTTCCATGGTCCGCGCCCCTGCGCGGCCTGATCGTTCTCCTTGTGTTCGCCGCCGCGCCGCGGCTGCACGCACAGGCGGCTCCCGAGGCGCCGGTGCTGCGCCCCGGCGACCTGGTCCGGATCACCGTGTGGAAGAACGACGCGCTCAGCGGCGAATTCGTGGTGGGCGGCGACAGCGTCGTCGCGCACCCCATCTACCGCGAGGTGCGCGCCGCCGGCGTGCCCCTGGCCGAGGTGGAGGCGGGCGTGCAAAGGGTGCTGCAGCGCTTCGAGGCCAACCCGCAGTTCCTGGTGGTGCCGCTGTTCCGGGTGGCCGTGGCCGGCGAGGTGCGCCAGCCCGACCTGCTGCTGGTGAGGCCCGAGGTCACCCTCATGCAGGCCGTCGCGCAGGCCGGGGGCGTTACGGAGCGCGGCAGGCTGGACCGGGTGCACCTGGTGCGGGGCGGCCAGGACCGCGTCCTGAACCTCACCGTCCCCGGGGTGGGTGACATCCCGGTCCGTTCCGGCGACCAGATCCGCGTGGACCGCAGGGTTTCGGTGTTCCGGGAGTACGTGGCGCCCGCGGCCAGCGTGGTGGCCGCGCTGGCCGCCGTGGCCCGTCTGTTCATCTCCCCGTCATCGTCGAAGTAG
- a CDS encoding sulfotransferase, whose amino-acid sequence MRRPDFFVIGAPKCGTTSLARWLAENPGVYVSPVKEPFHFSTDLHRQVRTPAQYEALFAGAGEGHAAVGEATTWYLYSRTAVGEIERYSPGARYVVCLRNPVQMALSLYQHLVFTGREDAPDFQTAWSRQEARARGEGIPRSCEEPAFLQYGSVCALGEQLQRLYARVGRDRVLPILLDDMRDDPAREYRRVLAFLGAPDDGRSEFPVRNRAKHPRSLRVARVMRWGAAVRDRMGLPRGLGLGRLNVKSEGRVASDPATVHMLGRFFAAEVDLLRALLGRPLPEWTGSAEAAGPDAGSTQPVAISRVRP is encoded by the coding sequence ATGAGACGGCCCGACTTCTTCGTGATCGGTGCGCCCAAGTGCGGCACCACCTCGCTGGCCCGCTGGCTGGCCGAGAATCCCGGCGTGTACGTGTCGCCGGTCAAGGAGCCCTTCCACTTCAGCACCGACCTTCACCGGCAGGTGCGGACGCCGGCCCAGTACGAGGCTCTCTTCGCCGGGGCGGGCGAAGGGCACGCGGCAGTGGGCGAGGCCACCACATGGTACCTGTACTCGCGCACCGCGGTGGGCGAGATCGAGCGGTACAGCCCGGGCGCCCGCTACGTGGTGTGCCTGCGCAACCCGGTACAGATGGCTCTTTCGCTGTACCAGCACCTGGTGTTCACCGGCCGCGAGGACGCGCCCGACTTCCAGACGGCGTGGAGCCGCCAGGAGGCGCGGGCCCGCGGCGAGGGCATCCCCCGGTCGTGCGAGGAGCCCGCGTTCCTGCAGTACGGCAGCGTGTGCGCGCTGGGCGAACAGCTGCAGCGGCTGTACGCGCGCGTGGGCCGCGACCGCGTGCTTCCCATCCTGCTGGACGACATGCGCGACGACCCCGCGCGCGAATACCGGCGCGTGCTGGCGTTTCTGGGCGCCCCCGACGACGGCCGGTCGGAGTTTCCCGTGCGCAACCGGGCCAAGCACCCCCGCTCGCTGCGCGTAGCCCGGGTGATGCGCTGGGGCGCCGCGGTGCGCGACCGCATGGGGCTTCCGCGCGGGCTGGGGCTGGGGCGCCTGAACGTGAAGTCCGAGGGCCGCGTGGCCTCCGACCCCGCGACGGTGCACATGCTGGGGCGGTTCTTTGCGGCGGAAGTAGACCTTTTGCGCGCCCTCCTGGGACGCCCCCTTCCGGAGTGGACGGGCTCGGCCGAGGCCGCCGGACCGGATGCCGGGAGCACGCAACCGGTTGCCATTTCGCGTGTTCGGCCCTAG
- a CDS encoding lipopolysaccharide biosynthesis protein, giving the protein MSLPAGPGAVAVKGGEGRGAAPGRARGAGALEGAGVPGGGMRRNALHSLALKLGYTALTIGTAALMARLMGPDGYGVYAFVFAGASLLAMPLQLGVPTLVVRQTSAYEAQGRWDLVRGLFRRADRGLLAFGLALAVVALAALPFIPETPGSGMRQTVLWSLLLVPAVALGNTRGAALRGLHAVGAGLLPEQLIRPAAFLLLAAAAALLVPGGLTAPVATASHVAAALVALAAASWMLRRRLPAGYHSAAPAYDDRGWLRSVGPLSLLAGVQACIQHFDVFVLGLFASTEDVALYRVALQGATLVAFTLNATNVALGPQIARLYTRGDMDGLQRILTRTSRVALATALVPVALFVGAGRELLSAVFGAGYAPAYAALVIVAVGELANVAAGSVGLALNMTGHERDALRGLGAAAAVNVALNLLLIPRFGMEGAAVSMALGLVAWNVLLSVFLYRRTGLVAFAFAPRALLRRRPTAAALSTESPPEP; this is encoded by the coding sequence ATGAGCCTGCCGGCGGGCCCGGGGGCGGTAGCGGTGAAGGGCGGGGAAGGCCGCGGCGCGGCTCCCGGCCGTGCACGGGGGGCCGGCGCGCTGGAGGGCGCGGGCGTGCCGGGCGGGGGGATGAGGCGCAACGCGCTGCACAGCCTGGCGCTGAAGCTGGGCTACACGGCGCTGACCATCGGCACGGCGGCGCTGATGGCGCGGCTGATGGGGCCCGACGGCTACGGCGTGTACGCCTTCGTGTTCGCGGGGGCGTCGCTGCTGGCCATGCCCCTGCAGCTCGGGGTGCCCACGCTGGTGGTGCGGCAAACCTCGGCGTACGAGGCGCAGGGGCGGTGGGACCTGGTGCGCGGCCTCTTTCGCCGGGCCGACCGGGGGCTGCTCGCCTTCGGGCTGGCGCTTGCCGTGGTCGCGCTGGCCGCGCTGCCCTTCATCCCGGAGACGCCGGGGAGCGGCATGCGCCAGACGGTGCTCTGGTCGCTGCTGCTGGTGCCCGCGGTGGCGCTGGGCAACACCCGCGGGGCGGCGCTGCGCGGCCTGCACGCGGTGGGCGCCGGGCTGCTTCCCGAGCAGCTGATCCGCCCGGCGGCCTTTCTGCTGCTGGCCGCCGCCGCCGCGCTCCTGGTCCCCGGGGGGCTTACGGCCCCGGTGGCCACGGCCAGCCACGTGGCCGCCGCGCTGGTGGCGCTGGCGGCCGCCAGCTGGATGCTGCGCCGCAGGCTGCCGGCCGGGTACCACTCGGCGGCACCCGCGTACGACGACCGGGGCTGGCTGCGCAGCGTGGGCCCGCTTTCGCTGCTGGCCGGGGTGCAGGCGTGCATCCAGCACTTCGACGTCTTCGTCCTGGGGCTGTTCGCGTCGACCGAGGACGTGGCCCTGTACCGCGTCGCCCTGCAGGGCGCCACCCTGGTGGCCTTTACGCTCAACGCCACCAACGTGGCGCTGGGGCCGCAGATCGCGCGGCTGTACACCCGGGGCGACATGGACGGCCTGCAGCGGATCCTCACCCGTACCTCGCGGGTGGCGCTGGCCACGGCCTTGGTGCCGGTGGCGCTCTTCGTGGGAGCGGGGCGCGAGCTGCTGTCGGCGGTGTTCGGGGCCGGCTACGCCCCCGCCTACGCCGCGCTCGTCATCGTGGCCGTCGGCGAGCTGGCCAACGTGGCCGCCGGCTCCGTGGGGCTGGCGCTGAACATGACCGGCCACGAACGCGACGCACTGCGCGGGCTGGGCGCCGCCGCCGCCGTCAACGTCGCGCTGAACCTGCTCCTGATCCCGCGCTTCGGGATGGAGGGGGCAGCGGTGTCGATGGCGCTCGGGCTGGTCGCCTGGAACGTCCTGCTGTCGGTGTTCCTGTACCGCCGGACGGGGCTGGTGGCCTTCGCCTTCGCTCCCCGCGCGCTCCTGCGGCGGCGGCCCACGGCCGCGGCCCTCTCGACCGAATCTCCGCCGGAACCATGA
- the cysN gene encoding sulfate adenylyltransferase subunit CysN, giving the protein MDLLRLTTAGSVDDGKSTLIGRLLYDTKSIFEDQLEAIEGASRRRGELYLNLALLTDGLRAEREQNITIDVAYRYFATPRRKFIIADTPGHVQYTRNMVTGASTAELAIVLVDARRGVLTQSRRHGFIASLLRIPHVVVAVNKMDLVDFSRDVYDEIVADYTAFAEKLGITDLTFIPISALHGDNIVSKSERLAWYDGATLLHHLENVNVGADRNLVDFRFPVQYVVRPHQDFRGFAGKVASGTITPGEEVVVLPSGKTTRVAAIETMDGRLAEAAEGDSVVLTTEDEVDISRGDMIVRRMNLPTVGSRFDAMLCWMGEAELDPSVSYVVQHTTRSARALVSRVVYRVNVDTLHREEVDRLQLNDIGRVEITASVPLFFDAYQLNRATGSFILVDPFTNATVAAGMIRGPVQTADELFAPRPAAPAASPGVVWEEWNVPREERESAQGHAAAVLWFTGLSGAGKSTIARALERRLFQAGVRTMLLDGDQLRHGLNADLGFSPADRAENVRRVGEVARLFFEQGSVVLCTFVSPYRDDRARARQLVPEGRFLEVHVDCALDELRRRDPKGLYARADAGEVVELTGVSAPYEAPENPELRLDTAGVEVDEAVEALLALLRERGLVPDADAGRA; this is encoded by the coding sequence ATGGACCTGCTGCGGCTGACCACCGCGGGAAGCGTGGACGACGGCAAGAGCACGCTGATCGGCCGCCTGCTGTACGACACCAAGTCCATCTTCGAGGACCAGCTCGAGGCCATCGAGGGCGCCAGCCGCCGCCGGGGCGAGCTGTACCTGAACCTCGCCCTGCTCACGGACGGCCTGCGGGCCGAGCGTGAGCAGAACATCACCATCGACGTGGCGTACCGGTATTTCGCCACCCCGCGGCGCAAGTTCATCATCGCCGACACCCCGGGGCACGTGCAGTACACGCGCAACATGGTGACGGGGGCGTCCACCGCCGAGCTGGCCATCGTGCTGGTCGACGCGCGCCGCGGCGTGCTCACGCAGTCGCGGCGCCACGGCTTCATCGCCTCGCTGCTGCGCATTCCGCACGTGGTGGTGGCCGTCAACAAGATGGACCTGGTGGATTTCAGCCGCGACGTGTACGACGAGATCGTGGCCGACTACACCGCCTTCGCCGAAAAGCTGGGGATCACCGACCTCACCTTCATTCCCATCTCGGCGCTGCACGGCGACAACATCGTTTCCAAGAGCGAGCGCCTTGCCTGGTACGACGGGGCCACGCTGCTCCACCACCTGGAAAACGTGAACGTGGGCGCCGACCGCAACCTGGTCGACTTCCGCTTTCCCGTGCAGTACGTGGTGCGCCCCCACCAGGACTTCCGCGGCTTCGCGGGAAAGGTGGCGTCGGGCACCATCACGCCGGGCGAAGAGGTGGTGGTGCTTCCCTCGGGAAAGACCACCCGGGTCGCCGCCATCGAGACCATGGACGGCCGCCTCGCCGAGGCGGCCGAGGGCGACTCGGTGGTGCTCACCACCGAGGACGAGGTCGACATCTCGCGCGGCGACATGATCGTCCGCCGGATGAACCTGCCCACCGTGGGCAGCCGCTTCGACGCCATGCTGTGCTGGATGGGCGAGGCGGAGCTGGACCCGTCGGTTTCGTACGTCGTCCAGCACACCACCCGATCGGCGCGGGCCCTCGTGTCGCGCGTGGTGTACCGGGTGAACGTGGATACCCTTCACCGCGAAGAGGTCGACCGGCTCCAGCTGAACGACATCGGCCGGGTGGAGATCACCGCCTCGGTGCCGCTCTTCTTCGACGCGTACCAGCTGAACCGCGCCACGGGCAGCTTCATCCTGGTCGATCCGTTCACCAACGCCACGGTGGCCGCGGGGATGATCCGCGGCCCCGTGCAGACGGCGGACGAGCTGTTCGCCCCCCGCCCGGCCGCCCCGGCGGCTTCGCCCGGCGTGGTGTGGGAGGAGTGGAACGTTCCGCGGGAGGAGCGCGAATCGGCCCAGGGACACGCCGCGGCGGTGCTCTGGTTCACCGGGCTGTCGGGGGCGGGCAAGAGCACCATCGCCCGGGCGCTGGAGCGGCGCCTGTTCCAGGCGGGGGTGCGCACCATGCTCCTGGACGGCGACCAGCTGCGCCACGGGCTGAACGCCGACCTGGGCTTTTCGCCCGCCGACCGGGCCGAGAACGTCCGGCGCGTGGGCGAGGTGGCCCGCCTGTTCTTCGAGCAGGGCTCGGTGGTGCTGTGCACCTTCGTGTCGCCCTACCGCGACGACCGCGCCCGGGCCCGCCAGCTGGTCCCCGAGGGCCGCTTCCTGGAGGTGCACGTGGACTGCGCGCTCGACGAGCTTCGCCGCCGCGACCCCAAGGGGCTGTACGCCCGGGCCGACGCCGGCGAGGTGGTGGAGCTCACGGGGGTGTCCGCCCCGTACGAGGCCCCCGAAAACCCGGAGCTGCGGCTGGACACGGCCGGGGTGGAGGTGGACGAGGCGGTCGAGGCGCTGCTGGCGCTCCTCCGGGAGCGGGGCCTGGTCCCGGACGCGGACGCCGGGCGCGCATGA
- the cysD gene encoding sulfate adenylyltransferase subunit CysD, translated as MQATLIKDPAGEEQAPAASFPASYRKSHLDLLESEAIHVMREVAAQFERPHLLFSGGKDSIVMVHLARKAFWPAPFPFPLLHIDTGHNFPETIDFRDWLAAETGAGLVVRYVQDSIDQGRCAEETGPGASRNALQTVTLLDALRELKVDAAFGGGRRDEEKARAKERFFSHRDAFGQWDPRNQRPELWSLYNGRKAPGENFRVFPLSNWTEMDVWQYIARERIAVPSLYFSHRRDVIMRDGQWLARSPWVTLEAGETAEERTVRFRTVGDATCTGAVESAAASVEEIIVEIAAARVTERGGRADDRRSEAAMEDRKRQGYF; from the coding sequence ATGCAAGCTACGCTGATCAAGGATCCCGCCGGCGAGGAGCAGGCGCCCGCCGCCTCGTTCCCGGCCTCGTACCGAAAGAGCCACCTCGACCTGCTCGAGTCGGAGGCCATTCACGTGATGCGCGAGGTGGCCGCGCAGTTCGAGCGCCCCCACCTGCTGTTTTCCGGGGGCAAGGACTCCATCGTCATGGTGCACCTGGCCCGCAAGGCCTTCTGGCCCGCACCCTTTCCCTTTCCGCTGCTGCACATCGACACGGGGCACAACTTCCCCGAAACCATCGACTTCCGCGACTGGCTGGCCGCCGAGACTGGGGCCGGCCTGGTGGTGCGCTATGTCCAGGACTCCATCGACCAGGGCCGCTGCGCCGAGGAAACGGGTCCCGGGGCCAGCCGCAACGCCCTGCAGACCGTCACCCTCCTCGACGCGCTTCGCGAGCTCAAGGTGGACGCGGCCTTCGGCGGGGGGCGCCGCGACGAGGAAAAGGCGCGCGCCAAGGAGCGCTTCTTCAGCCACCGCGACGCCTTCGGGCAGTGGGACCCGCGCAACCAGCGCCCCGAGCTGTGGAGCCTGTACAACGGCCGCAAGGCGCCGGGCGAGAACTTCCGGGTGTTCCCGCTTTCGAACTGGACGGAGATGGACGTGTGGCAGTACATCGCCCGCGAACGCATCGCCGTGCCCTCGCTGTACTTTTCGCACCGGCGCGACGTGATCATGCGCGACGGCCAGTGGCTGGCGCGCTCGCCCTGGGTGACGCTCGAGGCCGGCGAAACCGCCGAGGAGCGCACCGTACGCTTCCGCACCGTCGGCGACGCCACCTGCACGGGCGCGGTGGAATCGGCGGCGGCGTCGGTGGAGGAGATCATCGTGGAGATCGCCGCGGCCCGGGTGACCGAGCGGGGCGGGCGAGCCGACGACCGGCGCTCCGAGGCCGCCATGGAAGACCGCAAGCGGCAGGGGTACTTCTGA
- a CDS encoding SDR family oxidoreductase, which yields MEGFESVVSRLREEPRRWLVTGCAGFIGSNLVEQLLGLGQHVVGLDNFATGHRRNLDDVRHIVGEEGWSRFRFVEGDIRSLEVCREACAGVEVVLHQAALGSVPLSVDDPLTANQVNVDGFLHMLVAARDAGVRRFVYAASSAAYGDDPQPAKVEDSVGRPLSPYAVTKYVNELYAGVFERTYGLGTVGLRYFNVFGPRQDPEGAYAAVIPRWVGELLSGRRCVILGDGETSRDFCYVDDVVQANLLAAFATGEGVTGEVYNVAFGERTTLNQLFGMIRDSLVPYRPEVAGARPEYGDFRAGDIRHSQADISKARTRLGYRPEHTPRSGLARALPWYAENVGTGAAEPALASSP from the coding sequence ATGGAAGGCTTTGAAAGCGTGGTGTCCCGCCTTCGCGAAGAGCCGCGCCGGTGGCTCGTCACCGGCTGCGCCGGGTTCATCGGCTCCAACCTGGTCGAGCAGCTGCTGGGGTTGGGACAGCACGTGGTGGGCCTCGACAACTTCGCCACGGGGCATCGCCGCAACCTCGACGACGTACGCCACATCGTCGGCGAAGAGGGGTGGTCGCGGTTCCGCTTCGTGGAGGGCGACATCCGCTCGCTCGAGGTCTGCCGCGAGGCGTGTGCGGGGGTGGAGGTGGTGCTGCATCAGGCGGCACTCGGTTCCGTCCCCCTTTCGGTAGACGACCCCCTGACCGCCAACCAGGTCAACGTCGACGGCTTCCTGCACATGCTGGTGGCCGCGCGTGACGCGGGAGTGCGCCGGTTCGTGTATGCGGCGTCGAGCGCCGCCTACGGAGACGACCCGCAGCCGGCCAAGGTCGAGGACTCCGTCGGCCGGCCGCTTTCGCCCTACGCCGTCACCAAGTACGTCAACGAGCTGTACGCGGGCGTGTTCGAGCGCACCTACGGCCTGGGCACGGTGGGGCTGCGGTACTTCAACGTCTTCGGCCCCCGGCAGGACCCGGAGGGGGCGTACGCCGCCGTGATCCCCCGCTGGGTGGGCGAGCTGCTGTCCGGCCGGCGCTGCGTCATCCTGGGCGACGGCGAAACCAGCCGCGACTTCTGCTACGTCGACGACGTGGTGCAGGCCAACCTGCTGGCCGCCTTCGCCACGGGTGAAGGGGTCACGGGCGAGGTGTACAACGTGGCCTTCGGCGAGCGCACCACGCTCAACCAGCTGTTCGGCATGATCCGGGACAGCCTGGTGCCGTACCGCCCCGAGGTAGCCGGCGCCCGCCCCGAGTACGGCGACTTCCGCGCCGGTGACATCCGCCACTCGCAGGCCGACATCTCCAAGGCCCGCACGCGGCTGGGGTACCGGCCGGAGCACACCCCCCGCTCGGGGCTCGCCAGGGCGCTGCCCTGGTACGCCGAAAACGTGGGTACCGGCGCCGCCGAGCCCGCGCTGGCCTCCTCGCCGTAG
- a CDS encoding aminotransferase class V-fold PLP-dependent enzyme, translating into MIHRREFFSRGAGALGALALAPVAAAERMRAGLAANDWAASELPALGPGSDPARLAEDERFWAGVRRAYTLQPDVLNLDHGWTNPAPRDAVDELVRGARALEALPAEQLPKLWEEVANTAVRQALAEAMGVPPGEIALVRNATEALDTVLLGIPLREGDEIVCSAHDYYAMLDALEQRRARDGVVLRMLRPPVPAPSLDALAEMYEAAMGPRTRLVLLTHPSNLTGQLLPVGRIAAAAHRVGAEVVVDGAQSLGLLEDPVSALDCDYYGASAHKWLGTPVGMGVLWMRPAHVSKVWPLVPPAPHVTGMGRFEWIGTTPAYVEPASLPALALHRTLGAARKAARLRYLSSYWRARAAAALPNARFYTGDDPSMGLGLTVIEVPGMDPQEIQKRLRQPDRILVQAMAGNARAPEIRGVRVSPNVYTTPAELDRFVAALARVAAG; encoded by the coding sequence ATGATCCACCGTCGCGAGTTCTTTTCCCGTGGGGCCGGCGCGCTCGGCGCCCTGGCCCTGGCGCCCGTGGCCGCCGCGGAGCGGATGAGGGCCGGCCTTGCCGCGAACGACTGGGCGGCGTCGGAGCTGCCGGCACTGGGACCGGGGTCGGACCCGGCGCGGCTGGCGGAGGACGAGCGGTTCTGGGCCGGCGTGCGCCGCGCCTACACGCTGCAGCCGGACGTGCTGAACCTGGACCACGGGTGGACGAACCCGGCCCCGCGCGATGCCGTGGACGAGCTGGTGCGCGGCGCGCGGGCCCTGGAGGCGCTGCCGGCCGAGCAGCTGCCGAAGTTGTGGGAGGAGGTCGCCAACACCGCCGTGCGCCAGGCCCTGGCTGAAGCCATGGGCGTGCCGCCGGGGGAGATCGCCCTCGTGAGGAACGCCACGGAGGCGCTGGACACGGTGCTGCTCGGCATTCCCCTGCGCGAGGGCGACGAGATCGTCTGCTCGGCGCACGACTACTATGCGATGCTGGATGCGCTGGAGCAGCGGCGCGCGCGCGACGGCGTGGTGCTGCGCATGCTCCGGCCGCCGGTGCCCGCCCCGTCGCTGGACGCGCTGGCGGAGATGTACGAGGCGGCGATGGGGCCTCGCACCCGCCTGGTGCTGCTGACGCACCCCAGCAACCTTACGGGGCAGCTGCTTCCCGTGGGGCGCATCGCCGCGGCGGCCCACCGCGTCGGCGCCGAGGTGGTGGTGGACGGCGCGCAGTCGCTGGGGCTGCTGGAGGACCCCGTGTCCGCGCTGGACTGCGACTACTATGGCGCCAGCGCGCACAAGTGGCTGGGCACTCCGGTGGGGATGGGGGTGCTGTGGATGCGGCCCGCGCACGTTTCCAAGGTGTGGCCCCTCGTCCCCCCCGCGCCGCACGTGACGGGAATGGGGCGCTTCGAGTGGATCGGCACGACGCCGGCGTACGTGGAGCCGGCGTCGCTCCCCGCCCTGGCGCTCCATCGAACGCTTGGGGCGGCGCGCAAGGCGGCGCGGCTGCGGTACCTGTCCTCGTACTGGCGCGCGCGGGCCGCCGCCGCCCTGCCGAATGCGCGCTTCTACACCGGCGACGACCCGTCGATGGGCCTCGGGCTGACGGTGATCGAAGTCCCTGGAATGGACCCGCAGGAGATCCAGAAGCGGCTCCGGCAGCCCGACCGCATCCTGGTGCAGGCGATGGCGGGCAATGCGCGCGCGCCGGAAATCCGCGGCGTGCGCGTGAGCCCGAACGTCTACACCACGCCCGCCGAGCTGGACCGTTTCGTGGCGGCGCTGGCCCGCGTGGCCGCGGGATAG